In the Clostridium cellulovorans 743B genome, TTTGCCTCATCGGAAGAATAATTGCCAGATCCACGACTTTCTATATCGCCAGTTTCTCGCAGTTCTTTCTGCCATCTGGAAAGAGTTTGCTGACTAATGCCAAGATTCTTAGCACACCCCACTAGTCCTAATTCTTTGTGATCTTGATAATATTGAATTGCATCAATCTTAAACTGTTTGTCTAAATGTTTTGCCATAATGAGATCCTCCTTGGATACAATACCAGTATTGTATCATATTTTTTCTATATAGGATTTTCTCATTTTAATTTGTACTATTTAGATTCTAGCACCAGTTAATAACTTTATGGGAATATAAATGTAAAAAAATAAATAAGTTCCAAGTGAGGTTATTAAAAGGAGTATAAGTTTTATGAGTAGTTTTTTTAAAAGTAGAAAAATATTGTCGACAATTTCAGCTGGAGTTTTCTTATCCTCAGTGATTTATATTAATGTATTAGCTACTACATTAACAACAGAAACTAATTTAGAAGTGAAAAGGTTTGATTTTAAAAATGAAAAATTCATTGCACCTATGAAGACGAACTTTTTAAGTTGGATCAACCAATGTATAATAAGCACTCATACTCCACATCATAATGGTTATGATATGGTATATAAGATTGGTGAAATCCAAGTTATCGAGGGTAAATTCCAATATGGTGATTTTAGAAAAGACTTAGAAAATGAAGGGGTTTCTATATATGAATATTCCCTTGATAATAGTAATGCAACTTGGAAAAAGCTTGGAAGGTCCATTACTGATTCTGATGGACGAATTAAATATGATATTCCAAGTAATATGATGCTAAGTGCAGGATTACATTTGATTAAATTATATGTTGAAGGCGATGGTACAGAAACAAATATGTACATACAGGTTTTAGATTCTAAAAAGAAATATGTGGTTTTTGATTTAGATGGAACACTTACTACTAGTGACTTTGAGAATATTGCCCAATATGCA is a window encoding:
- a CDS encoding transposase produces the protein MAKHLDKQFKIDAIQYYQDHKELGLVGCAKNLGISQQTLSRWQKELRETGDIESRGSGNYSSDEAKEIARLKRELRDTQDALDVLKKAISILGK
- a CDS encoding LNS2 domain-containing protein, translated to MSSFFKSRKILSTISAGVFLSSVIYINVLATTLTTETNLEVKRFDFKNEKFIAPMKTNFLSWINQCIISTHTPHHNGYDMVYKIGEIQVIEGKFQYGDFRKDLENEGVSIYEYSLDNSNATWKKLGRSITDSDGRIKYDIPSNMMLSAGLHLIKLYVEGDGTETNMYIQVLDSKKKYVVFDLDGTLTTSDFENIAQYASEFFNANYIAKMYTNANNVVDYYASKGYGILYLSARPYWLSEESQSWCINKNMPMGLLHVSAGSEILTGQPAAIFKTEYLNQLKAKGIEFCYGYGNTSTDVQAYENVGVDKKNIFTIGEEAGVAASTPIDTYTNHLARLSLR